In Turicibacter sanguinis, a genomic segment contains:
- a CDS encoding EAL domain-containing protein, protein MNYIIGGLILFIILYFGRYKLEHIILLNKILENSHDGYWIYYDNRDVSWWSKQNYQLLGLADNNQIKDKNFFPTLIHPKYRKKFEESIESLKTHGRYQIVLKVKHSNGKYIWIQTSGTKYVMPIIKKSFTIGYNRDVSDLYEIAHEVKYLAFHDRSTNTLNSEGLKRRFEELKSSIQYQDSFLTIIDLSITSYQSGLTDKSNNEFLNFFVERLKSLFIYSKMARISEHQFAILTHNLELNEIKTKLELLNNLIHNGIVINNYSFSGQFKAFCMELYPIEPYEQYLVYYEYVKRHLIKDKNEFFVTINASTKEKYLESIRVRNEFIQGLANDELVLYFQPIVNAKTNIVSKLEALIRWNHPNRGTLAPGSFLPYLYEISDIKQLDFWVLKEVLRTIHQYDHEGVEFPKVSINITGVTLADETLVKYIEDNLKFYEVDAHKICIEVTEQILIDNITIGNKNLETLKKMGVQIVLDDFGTGYSSIHYVNQLNAQVIKIDRSFIKDIHQNKKTQAIVKLIRNLADDLAVELVAEGIETYDELSYVLDNYCELVQGYLISKPLPIEEILNNDSKLYKFQ, encoded by the coding sequence ATGAACTATATTATAGGAGGATTGATTTTATTTATAATTTTATATTTTGGTCGATATAAACTCGAACATATCATTTTATTAAATAAAATTCTTGAAAATAGTCATGATGGCTATTGGATTTATTATGATAATCGTGATGTAAGTTGGTGGTCAAAACAAAATTATCAATTGCTTGGATTGGCTGATAATAATCAAATAAAAGATAAGAATTTTTTTCCAACATTAATTCATCCAAAATATCGAAAAAAGTTTGAAGAATCAATTGAATCATTAAAAACACATGGTAGATATCAAATTGTTTTAAAAGTAAAGCATAGTAATGGAAAGTATATTTGGATTCAAACAAGTGGAACAAAGTATGTAATGCCGATTATTAAGAAGTCTTTTACGATTGGATATAATCGTGATGTTTCTGATTTGTATGAAATTGCTCATGAAGTAAAATATTTAGCATTCCACGATCGAAGTACAAATACGTTAAATAGTGAAGGATTAAAAAGAAGATTTGAAGAGTTAAAATCTAGTATTCAATACCAAGATTCATTCTTAACCATTATTGATTTATCAATTACAAGTTACCAAAGTGGATTAACCGATAAATCGAATAATGAATTTTTAAATTTCTTTGTAGAGAGATTAAAAAGCTTATTTATTTACAGTAAGATGGCTAGAATATCGGAACACCAATTTGCAATATTAACACATAATTTAGAATTGAATGAAATCAAAACAAAGTTAGAACTTTTAAATAACTTAATTCATAATGGAATTGTGATTAATAATTATTCTTTTTCTGGACAATTTAAAGCATTCTGTATGGAACTGTATCCAATTGAACCTTATGAGCAATATTTAGTTTATTATGAGTATGTAAAACGTCATTTAATTAAAGATAAAAATGAATTTTTTGTAACAATTAATGCTTCGACAAAGGAAAAGTATTTAGAATCGATTCGTGTTAGAAATGAATTTATTCAAGGTCTAGCAAATGATGAGCTTGTTTTATATTTCCAACCCATTGTCAATGCTAAAACGAATATTGTTAGTAAATTAGAAGCGTTAATCAGATGGAATCATCCAAATAGAGGGACGCTTGCTCCAGGTTCATTCTTACCCTACTTATATGAAATTAGCGATATTAAACAATTAGACTTTTGGGTATTAAAAGAAGTGTTACGTACAATTCATCAGTACGATCATGAGGGAGTTGAGTTTCCTAAGGTATCAATCAATATTACAGGTGTGACTTTAGCGGATGAAACTTTAGTTAAGTATATTGAAGATAATTTAAAATTTTATGAGGTTGATGCTCATAAAATTTGTATTGAAGTTACAGAGCAAATTTTAATTGATAATATTACAATTGGTAATAAGAATTTAGAGACTTTGAAAAAAATGGGCGTTCAAATTGTTTTAGACGATTTTGGAACAGGCTATTCATCGATTCACTATGTAAATCAGTTAAATGCACAGGTTATTAAGATTGATCGTTCGTTTATTAAAGATATTCATCAAAATAAGAAGACGCAAGCGATTGTGAAGTTGATTAGAAATTTAGCAGATGATTTAGCCGTTGAGTTAGTTGCTGAGGGTATTGAGACCTATGATGAGTTGAGTTATGTTTTAGATAATTATTGTGAGCTTGTTCAAGGGTATTTAATTTCTAAGCCTCTTCCAATTGAAGAGATTTTAAATAATGATAGTAAACTTTACAAATTTCAGTAG
- a CDS encoding DUF1934 domain-containing protein: protein MSTNKISGLVSFHMKLTQGLDVTETKFDTSATLYKKNEKFFLFFNETNFEDDSITKCRYEMDDNSVRIRRDGPIIMDQIYKISELQSGYIKTIYGQLDTKSKTHRLSLEILDATLTLNLDYDLFVSNERAGNYKLTVIFNKEDI, encoded by the coding sequence ATGAGCACAAATAAAATTAGTGGATTAGTTAGCTTTCATATGAAGCTAACGCAAGGACTCGATGTAACGGAAACGAAATTCGATACATCTGCCACATTATATAAAAAAAATGAAAAATTCTTTTTGTTTTTTAATGAAACTAATTTTGAAGATGATTCTATAACAAAATGCCGTTATGAAATGGACGATAACTCAGTTCGAATTCGTAGAGATGGACCAATTATTATGGATCAAATTTATAAGATTAGTGAGCTACAATCAGGATATATCAAGACTATCTATGGTCAATTAGATACAAAGTCTAAAACTCATCGGTTATCTTTAGAAATTTTAGACGCCACGTTAACTCTTAATTTAGATTACGATTTATTTGTATCTAATGAAAGAGCAGGTAATTATAAATTAACTGTTATATTCAATAAGGAGGATATCTAG